A single Paratractidigestivibacter faecalis DNA region contains:
- a CDS encoding sugar kinase: protein MNILCFGEPLIRFATVAHERLDEARTMEISYSGAESVVAVTLAQFGEQVSFASKLSSNRLGTNAIMNLARYGVDTSRITRSNHRMGLYYTERGRSIRPTVVTYDRSDTAMANAIREDFDWDRMLNGVEVFFFSGVVPAISDEVYRASLGGLKACKGRGIKVVMDLNYRETMWTCDDALKKVHKLLRYVDVLVASEDDIITIEKAKVGEREVFDFCLGWARGLMMDYPLSKVCFVVRQIDRYDVARIRGGMITREDTYLSLPQHVSLADISSCGSVFAAALIHGFSSRWEPQFVIDFATMTSAFKATVSGDFSFASETEIASLLAAGMKPSIRQ, encoded by the coding sequence ATGAACATCCTCTGCTTTGGGGAGCCCCTCATCCGCTTTGCCACCGTCGCCCACGAGCGCCTTGACGAGGCCCGCACCATGGAGATCTCCTACAGCGGAGCCGAGAGCGTGGTTGCCGTCACGCTGGCGCAGTTTGGCGAGCAGGTCTCGTTTGCCTCGAAGCTCTCCAGCAACCGCCTGGGCACCAACGCCATCATGAACCTGGCCCGCTACGGCGTGGACACCTCGCGCATCACGCGCTCCAACCACCGCATGGGCCTCTACTACACCGAGCGAGGCCGCTCCATCAGGCCCACCGTGGTCACCTACGACCGCTCCGACACGGCCATGGCAAACGCCATCCGCGAGGACTTTGACTGGGACCGCATGCTCAACGGCGTCGAGGTCTTCTTCTTCTCGGGCGTGGTGCCCGCCATCTCGGACGAGGTGTACCGCGCCTCGCTTGGCGGCCTCAAGGCCTGCAAGGGCCGCGGCATCAAGGTGGTCATGGACCTCAACTACCGCGAGACCATGTGGACCTGCGACGATGCCCTGAAGAAGGTCCACAAGCTGCTGCGCTACGTGGACGTGCTGGTTGCCTCCGAGGACGACATCATCACCATCGAGAAGGCCAAGGTCGGCGAGCGCGAGGTCTTTGACTTCTGCCTGGGCTGGGCCCGCGGCCTCATGATGGACTACCCGCTCTCCAAGGTCTGCTTCGTCGTGCGGCAGATCGACCGCTACGACGTGGCCCGCATTCGCGGCGGCATGATCACGCGCGAGGACACGTACCTGTCACTCCCCCAGCATGTCTCGCTTGCCGACATCTCCAGCTGCGGCAGCGTGTTTGCGGCGGCGCTCATCCACGGCTTCTCGAGCAGGTGGGAGCCGCAGTTTGTCATCGACTTCGCAACCATGACGTCCGCGTTCAAGGCCACCGTCTCCGGCGACTTCTCCTTTGCGAGCGAGACCGAGATCGCCAGCCTCCTCGCCGCCGGAATGAAGCCGTCCATCAGGCAGTAG
- a CDS encoding AEC family transporter yields MAQVLCKVFSFVLVILLGVVTARSGKLGKGADRLISKIVFNLTLPCAIIRAFESYDFNVSLLGLVGLGFAATVIPYFLSLFVYRNKPQQERIVQQLSVCGFNIGCFALAFVQAFFPAGCVVATCLFDAGNSLMGTGGTYALTQTLVLGNDDQSRGQKLKTFCKTLFSSMAFDSYIVLIAMGLLGLKIPAEVITLIDHIANANAFLAMFMVGLMIRFSLTGKKVKELVRLLSWRVIFAIILSIIALKVLPFDPEVCKVICVLAWAPIGSTGPLYTLWAGGDVGLAGMANAISVVAGIAIMTVLVVVLGV; encoded by the coding sequence CGCTCGGGCAAGCTCGGAAAGGGCGCTGACCGCCTCATATCCAAGATCGTCTTCAACCTGACGCTTCCCTGCGCCATCATCAGGGCATTCGAGTCCTACGACTTTAACGTCAGCCTGCTGGGCCTTGTGGGCCTGGGCTTTGCGGCCACGGTCATCCCCTACTTCCTCTCGCTCTTCGTCTATCGCAACAAGCCCCAGCAGGAGCGCATAGTCCAGCAGCTCTCCGTCTGCGGCTTCAACATCGGCTGCTTTGCCCTCGCCTTCGTCCAGGCGTTCTTCCCCGCCGGCTGCGTTGTGGCCACCTGCCTCTTTGACGCGGGCAACTCTCTCATGGGCACCGGCGGCACCTACGCCCTCACCCAGACGCTCGTCCTGGGCAACGACGACCAGTCACGCGGGCAGAAGCTCAAGACGTTCTGCAAGACGCTCTTCTCGTCCATGGCGTTTGACTCCTACATAGTCCTCATTGCCATGGGCCTTCTTGGGCTCAAGATTCCCGCCGAGGTCATCACCCTCATCGACCACATCGCCAACGCCAACGCGTTTCTTGCCATGTTTATGGTCGGACTCATGATCCGCTTCAGCCTCACGGGCAAGAAAGTTAAGGAATTGGTTCGACTTCTGTCCTGGCGCGTTATTTTTGCAATTATTCTGTCTATTATTGCGCTCAAGGTGCTTCCGTTTGACCCCGAGGTCTGCAAGGTCATCTGCGTTCTTGCCTGGGCGCCTATCGGATCCACCGGTCCGCTCTACACGCTGTGGGCTGGAGGTGACGTCGGCCTCGCGGGCATGGCAAACGCCATCTCTGTCGTGGCGGGCATCGCGATAATGACCGTCCTCGTCGTAGTTCTCGGAGTCTAG